The Mytilus galloprovincialis chromosome 3, xbMytGall1.hap1.1, whole genome shotgun sequence genomic interval ttataaagataaggagatgtggtgcgATTACCAATGAGAAatctctccatcagagacaaatgacgtagaagtttaATTAGGAAtgtaggtcatcgtacggccttcaacaatgagcgaatatcataccgcatagtcagctacaaaagggcccgaaatgacaaataccCGTTGATATTGTTTAAGAGCTTAAGAATTATCATCGTTTGTTGGATCTGTATACCTCATTCCATCTCGTcattttttcaatgataaataataataataaaacgaGACCGCGAGGGCTAACTGATATTTcagctaatataaaaaaaaaatacgataatGACATTACTAGATTCTATTATATGCTTTAACAATTATGATCACAGAGTATATGGTACTTGTTTATTTAGTGAGATACTAATAGGGATATTTAATTTTTTCCACTTTCTATGACCAACAGGTAAAACGCTGAAGAATGTTGGAGATATTTTTAAGGTAAttagaatatcaattatatgcatGGTCATCttaatctgggaacagtatatatctaacataatatatatgttcctgttttAATAAATtgcctgtttacaaaacttttgattttttagagaaaaaaaaggattttattatcccaggcatagattacattaACCGCATTTGacacacctttttggaattttgggtactcaatgttctttaactttgcacttgtttagataaataactattttgttctgagagtgtcactgatgagtctaatgtagacgaaacgcgaatctggtgtaataaattataatcgtggtacctttgatagctattgtACATGacaaataattaattattatagGATACAGGCCTAAACTGTAAACTTAATGGAGGTTTAGGAAAAGAAATGAAAAAGGAGGAAAGGAGGctaaaaagaaaacagaaaaaagaggAGAAAAGACAAAAGAAATTAGATAGAGAAGAGgaaatgattatcaaaaagtACACTAAAAGAATAGAAATGATAATGGAAAGGTATAATAAGGCTGATAAAGAACAACGGAAGAAAGACGAAAAGAGAAGAAAGCAAGTCGAAAAGCATGAGAGAAAAGCTCAAAAGATGTTGGAAAAAGGTATTCATTTTATAGAAATGTACACTTTCTATATTGTCGTGATGGTTCATTCCATGTGGACGTCTTTGACAAGACCAGCAATATTTTCGTATTGCAACAAACACATGTCAATGAAGTATTCAAACATCGtataaacttgaaatttataAATCCCAATGCAATAAGAAACACTTTATCCTTTGGTATTTAAATAAGTGTGTCGTTGCAACATAATAAcacttattatttttatattatgatttcAAACTTTCATGAACcaatttgattttaaactttcatgaaccaatttgattttaaactttCATGAACTCATTTGATTATAAACTTTCATGAACGTAATTGATTTTGACACTTGTTTTTACAGAAAAGAAGAAAATGGAGACAGAATGTGTCAAAGATGGAAAGATAGCAAGCATTCAGGAATTATTTCGAATGTTTTCTTGTTAAAAACCACAGAAAAAATTGTAGTttgataaattcatatttttgcataatatcaatttttctttattttatcactgttttttgtattatattaaattttcgttatttttattcttgtttttcattttatattttttgaaacaatGAGACGTCAAAATGGAATTATGAATAAAGAGAAGCCACAAAATGGACTTGCCTCTCGTAAGATGTAAATAATCTGGAACGAAATACAATTTTGGTCTCAAACGTAGCAAGTGCGCTAAACTCAAATCTTGACTAGGATTATTTAAAAGATTATGTGGTATAACTGCCAAAAAGAccaatgacactgaaattaatcAATATAGGCACCATATagccttcaacgatgagcaaagtCCATAGCACAAAGACAGTTATGAAAGGCTccgaatgacaaattttaaacaagttaaacgagaaaagtaacggcctaattaatgtacaaaacaatttactTCTTTCATATCAATATATCCTTGAATCGACCTCATACAAACGCTATAATTTGTACAagtattagcctttcaaaaagggcttgTCGTCTCTTAactgatgaaaatgaaaaatgtaattaaTATGCATGAGTATTGatcaggcaaaatctaattgctaaaatagaggggacaaatccgatactctacgggattgtaGGACATTTATTatgtttggattgtcctaactaatcaataaactttgattattcacgtctcgtaatatcttccaatcaggtagtaagaagcattcacgcactgactgtccatcgttcaattcttaataccGTCTCCTAGTAGTAATATAACATCACATTTAGGTCACGGTCTGATGAACCCTCCCGATCCGACAGAACAGAgacacacagaaattaacaactataggccaacgtacggccttcaacaatgatcaaagccaataccacagtcagctataaaaggtaaCGGCCTAATATATGTACATTTTACACACCAAATATTTGCTTTCGTATTTCAAATAGTATATTAAtccgggtacctttgataattatttacaccactgggtcgatgccactgctgttggacgtttcgtccccgagggtatcaccagcccagtagtcatcacttcggtgttgacatgaatatcaattatgtggtcatttttataatttttctgaacataaaactttgaattttcgaaaaactaaggattttcttatcccaggaatagattaccttagccgtatttggcacaactttttggaattttggatcctcaatgctcttcaacttcgtacttgtttggctttataaatattttgatattatgagcgtcactgatgagtcttatgtagactaaacgcgcgtctggcatactaaattataatcctggtacctttgataactattcacaagAGGACCTAACCGCAAAACTTGACCAATGAACACTGCAACTTTTTTATTTGCTGTGGTAGTTATTGGAATTTTATGCAttggttttatttttgtattttgttttttttattatattcatttctGACTTTGCTACTCCCATTATATTCAAAATAGCTCGTTGGAACCGTTCAAAATTGGGCTTAAGCCCCTTTTCTACAACTAAATCCATAATTCGTACTCTTTGGATCAGATCCTTAGAATATTTGACTGAAACCCATATTATGACATTAATTAGAGACATTAGAAATATTGGAACAAAGCCCATTACGATGCATCATTGTTCAAGGACAATTAAAGAGAGATAAATCTTGTTACGGTGATATAGAAATTCCTCGTTGTCAGAAGCACCTGTTTACTGTTACCAcgtgtttattttgaaatgttaaaaaggTGGATATGACACCCATTCTTATGTTTCGTGTAAATTTTAAAAGTGCTATAAATGGATATTATTTTCTTGAATTGGACAATACAAGtaattattaaccaactaagtacattattgccaaaaatgactggttattaaaaataacatattttctgtaatggccctgtttttctgtaatggccttgtttttttctgtaatggcccagtttttctgtaatggccctgtttttctgtaatggtcctgtttttctgtaatggccctgttttttctgtattggccctgtttttctgtaatggccctgtattaatgcccggttTGTCTGTATGAAgcacagttagggtttttaataaagttaataaaattaagttgtaaagagtatatttttttttgtattttatttaatttagtaaccaacaatcaacattaaagaaccatatatagggatcactgttcctcctgtttttcaacacataacttctgtcaacttaatatcttggatatttggtatattaacacatacacttttatttagttggttaataaatgtattaagaaatgagtgtttttataatggctctgttatatgtcctcggtcagtaataatggcctcggatgtctgtaatggccctcggcgttgcctcgggccattacagacttcctcgaccattataacagaccttggacatataacagggccattataaaaacacccattcattaatactatagtaatgTAAATCATATGTTATATTGAtagttaataaaataattttctgatAAAGAAGCCCGTTTTCGAAGGAACCCAGAAAAGGATCtctatcttttttatattacaaacaTAGGTTTTCAGTGATTGCGAAAAACAAACATCATTGATAAAAAGTTCTAATTGCATATTGCATGCA includes:
- the LOC143066612 gene encoding uncharacterized protein LOC143066612; protein product: MTMQYRNKTFGVSDELKELEAEVEASIRAGKTLKNVGDIFKDTGLNCKLNGGLGKEMKKEERRLKRKQKKEEKRQKKLDREEEMIIKKYTKRIEMIMERYNKADKEQRKKDEKRRKQVEKHERKAQKMLEKEKKKMETECVKDGKIASIQELFRMFSC